In Nicotiana tabacum cultivar K326 chromosome 17, ASM71507v2, whole genome shotgun sequence, one DNA window encodes the following:
- the LOC142171955 gene encoding uncharacterized protein LOC142171955 — MEDRNEVIFSGPHTLNNRPIILKAWEPNFDFSEEVLSTIPLWVKFPNLPLNCWFMESLSRICSVMRNPIYADECTSKIERISFARVLIEMDVTKPLPRIIKVHDLDGKVFEQEIWYDWQPQYCNKCLQIGHMWSVELPPKKPAQQPRGYPKKQMHEW, encoded by the coding sequence ATGGAGGACAGGAATGAGGTAATCTTCTCTGGACCACATACTTTGAATAATAGGCCTATAATTCTCAAAGCTTGGGAGCCAAACTTTGATTTCAGTGAGGAAGTTTTAAGCACAATACCTCTGTGGGTTAAATTCCCAAATTTACCTCTTAATTGTTGGTTTATGGAATCACTGAGTAGAATTTGTAGTGTGATGCGGAATCCTATATATGCGGATGAATGTACATCGAAGATAGAGAGGATTTCTTTTGCTAGAGTGCTAATAGAGATGGATGTGACCAAGCCACTGCCCCGAATTATTAAAGTCCATGATCTAGATGGGAAAGTATTTGAGCAGGAAATATGGTATGATTGGCAACCACAGTATTGCAACAAATGTTTACAAATTGGTCACATGTGGTCTGTTGAACTGCCTCCGAAAAAACCAGCACAACAGCCAAGAGGTTATCCTAAAAAACAGATGCATGAGTGGTAA